A window from Borrelia sp. P9F1 encodes these proteins:
- the ftsY gene encoding signal recognition particle-docking protein FtsY, with the protein MGIFTKVKNLFKDKNKEETKVLEDLQDILLEADINRNIVTEITEIIKKMKVRGKSEIILKLKELLRGYLNQKTLNLERESLNILLIIGVNGVGKTSSIIKLANKLKIEGQHVLIAAADTFRAAAIEQIKIQSEKIGVKVVSQTQGSDAASVVFDSISSAKAKNYDTLLIDTAGRLQNKDNLIKELQKVDNVIKKQIAQTKANYKKILVVDSTSGKNTSNQAEIFNKAIEIDGIITTKFDSSSRAGGIINISKLFRKPIYFFTFGEEVEHIKEFNIDEYFDKLL; encoded by the coding sequence TTGGGAATTTTTACAAAGGTAAAGAACCTATTTAAAGATAAAAATAAAGAAGAGACTAAAGTACTTGAAGATTTGCAAGATATCCTGTTAGAAGCAGATATTAACCGTAATATAGTAACTGAGATAACAGAAATAATCAAAAAAATGAAAGTTAGAGGGAAATCTGAAATAATTCTTAAGCTAAAAGAGTTATTGAGGGGCTATCTAAATCAAAAAACCCTTAATTTAGAGCGTGAGAGTTTAAATATATTATTAATCATTGGAGTAAACGGCGTTGGAAAGACCTCAAGCATTATTAAACTTGCAAACAAACTCAAAATTGAAGGCCAGCATGTATTAATAGCAGCGGCAGACACATTCAGAGCAGCAGCAATAGAACAAATTAAAATACAGAGTGAAAAAATTGGTGTCAAGGTCGTGTCTCAAACTCAAGGTAGCGATGCAGCATCAGTAGTATTTGACAGCATTTCAAGTGCAAAGGCCAAAAATTATGATACATTACTCATTGACACGGCAGGAAGACTCCAAAATAAGGATAATTTAATTAAGGAACTTCAAAAAGTGGACAATGTAATTAAGAAACAAATAGCTCAAACAAAAGCCAATTATAAAAAAATACTGGTAGTAGACTCTACCTCTGGAAAAAATACGAGCAATCAAGCAGAAATATTTAACAAAGCAATAGAAATTGATGGCATCATAACTACAAAGTTTGACTCATCCTCTAGAGCTGGTGGAATAATAAACATTTCAAAGTTATTTAGAAAACCAATATATTTTTTTACATTTGGAGAAGAAGTAGAACACATCAAAGAATTTAATATCGATGAATACTTCGATAAACTACTATGA
- a CDS encoding ABC transporter permease: MGLNRLLLKRLILDEKNSLSLTVVIILSIVLGQIIVIIIISIMNGFQDDFFTSVSALESGNLKIEGKLNQEELDFIKKMKEIIHINKIYEAQGIGIESYYYPSILNIIAVDTRDIIEDKNFLLLTGLEKFELELNEDEIVIGDVLSYNLGLFEGDMMGLIVSDEIQNVKALDDQIKHFKIKSVFKSNYSKINESTVFMNISYFYRKKIIKDSDISYQIKTLNLYPSRSLINNIENINPNIKFKTWNEYNKELYKVLKIEKNTMLVILTCIFLVIAVNTYYLQKRILINKRKSISILLSIGLKSQKIRQIFLIHSAIICTIGSVIGLIAGILISLNINEILNLIDLLVNSLINTINYLLNLRVQNVEIKIVKDIITPKIFLSDLLFTSSFACFFTMYSSLRLTRKIKYIQKINGTI; this comes from the coding sequence ATGGGACTAAATAGATTATTACTGAAAAGACTGATACTAGATGAGAAGAATAGTCTATCGCTTACGGTTGTAATAATCCTGAGTATAGTTCTTGGTCAAATAATTGTTATCATCATAATATCAATAATGAATGGGTTTCAAGATGACTTTTTTACAAGTGTATCTGCTTTGGAGAGTGGGAATTTAAAGATTGAGGGTAAATTAAATCAAGAGGAACTTGATTTTATTAAGAAGATGAAAGAGATAATTCACATCAACAAAATATATGAAGCGCAGGGAATCGGAATTGAAAGCTACTACTATCCAAGTATTTTAAATATCATTGCTGTGGATACAAGGGATATCATAGAGGATAAAAATTTTCTTCTTCTAACGGGTCTTGAAAAATTTGAGCTTGAACTTAATGAGGATGAAATCGTAATAGGAGATGTACTTTCTTATAATCTAGGATTATTTGAAGGTGATATGATGGGATTAATAGTGAGTGATGAAATACAAAACGTTAAAGCATTAGATGATCAAATCAAGCATTTTAAAATAAAATCTGTCTTTAAAAGCAATTATTCAAAAATCAATGAATCCACAGTATTTATGAACATTAGCTACTTTTATAGAAAAAAGATTATAAAGGATTCAGATATCAGTTACCAAATAAAAACACTAAACCTATACCCAAGTCGATCATTAATAAATAATATAGAAAATATCAATCCAAACATAAAGTTCAAAACATGGAACGAATACAACAAAGAACTCTATAAGGTACTAAAAATAGAGAAAAACACAATGCTCGTAATTTTAACCTGCATATTTCTTGTTATTGCCGTTAATACATATTATTTACAAAAAAGAATACTGATAAACAAAAGAAAATCAATCTCTATACTTTTATCTATTGGTCTTAAATCTCAAAAGATTAGGCAAATTTTCCTAATTCACTCAGCAATAATTTGCACAATAGGTAGTGTTATTGGTCTTATTGCAGGTATTCTTATATCCTTGAACATTAATGAAATATTAAATTTAATAGATCTCTTGGTAAACAGTTTAATCAATACTATTAATTACCTATTAAACTTAAGGGTACAAAATGTTGAGATCAAAATAGTAAAGGATATCATTACTCCTAAAATATTCTTAAGCGATTTATTATTTACATCTTCTTTTGCTTGCTTCTTTACAATGTACTCTAGTCTCAGGTTAACGAGGAAGATTAAATATATCCAGAAAATAAACGGGACAATATAG